CTGTTCCAGTGTTCTGAGTGGAAACACTGCGTCTGCCCCTGTACAGCCCCGCCACACTCAGAAGAACCGCAGGCCGGATCATTTACCAGCTAATCTGGATGAGATGAAGGTGACACATTGCTGCCTGCACACAGTCTCACTATATGCAGCTCATGCATTCTGCAGAAGAGCCCAAACAACATTTTGAGAGATATTCTATAATAATTTGTTATGTTTACAGGTTGCTGAGCTTAAAATGGAACTAAAACGCAGATCTCTGCCTGTTTCTGGGACTAAGACAGACCTAATAGAGAGGCTAAAGTTGTATCAGGAGACTTCTGCCATCCAGACTCCTGCTGCTGCGGAAACAGCAGCCTCACAGTCTGAAAACATAAAGTTAACCCCACCTGTGTCCCCTATAGCGTCAAAAGTGTCCAGTCTGGGCATAGAGGACAGTAGTGTGGCAGACAGTCCAGCAAATCTTTCGGGTGCTCTGTCTCCGACTTACACTGTTCCCCTCATGAGCTCCCCTCAGAGAGCTCCACTGGAGGAGTTTCCTACAGAGACAAGGTCCTGTGAGAAGGACTCTGCCAGGGACAAAGTTTTGCATGAGAAGGACTCAGAAAAGGACAAACGTCTGCATGAGAAGGAGCGTCAGATTAAGGAGCTGATGAGgaagctggagcaggagcaAAGGCTGGTGGAGGAACTGAAGATGCAACTGGAGGTGGAGAAGAGGAGTCAGCAGGGGGATTCTCCACCTCAGCTCAGCCCTCTTGCTCCCACCCAGgtcaaagaggaaaacaggtcCCCCTTAAACTGCTCTGCGTCCTGTAGCTCTCCTGGGCTGCCAGTGTTGGTCAAacaggaggaggctgcagaTCAAAGCCAATTAGCTCCTCCAAACCAATTCATCATCAGCCATCAGACCATCAAGCAGGCTGAAACCCTGCAGTCTGTCCAGGCCGGAGCACAGATCCTCCTGCCTGCGTCCCTTCCTGCTTCAGCAGTCACTATCCAGCTCCCAGCCAACTGCATCAAATTACATACTACTGTGAGCAGTGCAGCCCCAGGCCTCATCCAGACCTCTGGACAGGTGCCACAGAAAATAGAGGCCTCAGCAGCATTACAACAGCAATGCAGCACTCACTCTCAGCCACTGACAAAGGTAAGAAAACACACCGATGCTTGCGCAGGCTGCACCGGTCTGTCTCCTTATTAGTCatcactgtcagctgtgatttTGTGGTAGTTTTGGATTCCTTTAAAATGTACAAACATGAATTTTATGTGATCACTGAAACGTGCGCACACCTGAAATCAtaaattctgttttctgtgcagtaAATTCTCCTTCAGTCGCACATCATGGATGCAGTGCAAAGTTTTTGATGGCACTTCCTCACATATCACATatcatgtgtttttctctctaacAATCAATTACGCTCTACCATGGGTAATACATCTTCCTTGTTGCCACGGTAATAACAGGACTCAGCTGAGTGGTGAAATCTtcttttcaaagcaaaaaaGCAGGCCTGTGGAAACATGGGCTACTGGAGCAGGTGATGAGTGAGGGCTGACCGTGGTGCCCTCGCTGCCCTCTGTCGTCCCTCTGCTCTGAGCCCAACATGCAGCCAGAATTAGCGACAGAAACCGcagctcaacacaaacacagcactcaCGGGTTACTCTGCATTGCACTGCAAACAGTGGGCTGAAATGTGGTGATACCTCAGCCGAAGAGTCCCCAAGCAATtcaatttaaattattttgccTTAAAGCTGGTGATCCAGATCAATCTTCTTTTCCACAATTCCCCGCTACAGCCCTGATGCTCTGCAGCTTGGTTACGTAAACAGAAGTAACTCCCACGGAAAGTGTGTGTTGCAATGCAATACTTTTCCATACAAGCAGCAGAAAGCATTAACGCATTCATTAATGCATGCCTCCATGCTGACTTGTCTGAAATCCTCTGCAGACATGGAGGATGGATTCCACAGCACAAAGCTTGCTCAACACATTCCCAGCGGGTGGATGTCCTGCAGGAGCTGCCGCTAACCAGCCTATCCCTAGGAATAAGGTAGAGGATGATCCTTtagtctcttcttctttccctttattttttcatttcctgtaaagcactttgcaACTACTGTTTAGAAAAGTGCTGAGCCCTggtttatttacttatttgtaCAATGTGAACTTGATTTGGATGATGGTTTGTATCAGATGTATCTTGTCATTTGGTGTAAGGGACTGTTGTCTTTTCCTGCCAAACAGTCCCCCAGTCCCAGCCAATCAGCGTTGATCTTACAGCAGCCAACGTTCCCAAACCATGCGTCAAAGTGTAAAGATCCACCCCGCTATGAGGATGCAGTTAAACAGACACGCAGCATGCTAAGTGCTGTCCAGGTGAGAAATGAATTAACAGTGAAATGCATTGTTTAGTacagtatataaagtagttaCTACATTGTACTGAAACATATGCTGATTATTATTTCTCTGCAGAGTCCCTCTGCAGCTAGCCAGCAGATGGATGACCTTTTTGATGTGTTGATTGAGAGCGGTGGTGAGAAATACATTACTTTTTTTAACTGGTAACTTAGTACGcgataatatatatatttttttttttgaattttcactctttatgttctgcacttgttttttgttttttcagagaTCTCCCCCTTCATCAGACAGGATCCCCCCAGCCAGAACAAGCCTCTCGCTGTGACAGCCAGCGTAACCACCCTTCCCATCAACACAGTTTTATCCCGCCCTCCTCCCATGATACAAGTGGCCCAGCTGCCTTCTACGCCCCTTAAACCCTCAACCAGCTTGGCGGTGCTGACCTCTGACACCCAGCTGGACTCCCTCCTGGACTGCACGCTAGGTGCTGACGCTGagccacaaacactgaaactgatGGAGGAGTTACACTCACCTATTGTCACCATGGAAGTGGACTTTAATGACAGCACACCACCCTCTGCTTTGACCTTGCACAACACTCACATGGACAATATGGATTGGCTGGACCTTACCTTGTCTGTGCCAGCAGAGGGGATCAACCCTTTGGACATGTCAACACCAGTGGGTGTCTTCTCTTCTGACTTCCTGGACTCTCATGAACTGTGTTGATGGAAATGAGGTAATCTGAGGTAATCAGTGCGTAACTGTGTGTTATCAATATAAGGCATATTAATCAACATATTACTTGTATCTAATCATTATACTGCATATTATTTGTAACCAAACAGTAGATTTGCTCATGTAATTGTGCATAGAAGGGTAGAGAAAAGGAAGTCATTTGGACTAGGAGATGCTGGAAAATGCAGATGCAATGGAAGTTGCCATTTTTTGCGAAAACGCAAGTAGAGAGAGACACTTTTAATGGTAACTGAACTGCAGGAGAAGCTTTGCAGAGGTGTGAGAGAAGACCTTTATGCAACTGAAGCAACACACTAGCCATTTTTAAGTATCACCTTGATCAGAGCTTCCCACATGCATGTATTGACCAGTCAGTCCCAGCCCATCCCACTAGGAGGAGTGCAGTATTGGAGGAGGTTATGGAGTTTCAAAAGCGCAGGCCAGCAACTCTTGTTGCTCTGTGTTCTGAATCCAGACCTTTCGTATGTCAGATTTGTGCTTCGTTCTCTCTGTTATCCGAAGAATAAATGATTGTCTTTATGGAGTCACATCCATCTGTGTTTATGAGCTCGGCTCCCTCAAATCTATTAGTGGATGTTTTTCAAACATTACTGAAAATGGAAGAAATCCACAGAAACTGCTCTTCAGCTACGACTGAGTGGTTTCAGGTGAATTCTTACACCTTTCAGGCCATTTCAAAAAAAGATTGAGGAATGATTCTGTTTCCATGTGAGAATAAGAGCTGTTGGAGGTTTGGGCAGCTCTATTATGTGTTTTGGACAGATAAATCAGTTCAATAATAATCTGATCATGCAGTGTTGATTTAATAGTCGCTACATTGATTCCTTTGCAGTCTTTCAACCCTCTGAGTATTTTGGGAGACTGAAATAACATAAGACTGGTACTGGCAGTTTGAACTGACAGGCGAAGTAGCTTTTAAGCCTTCGATCTTCAGTTATATCACTGGTTTGTTATCACTTTCCTCTCATGTTTGGCCTGTTTGTCCTCCGATCTTCATGAATGTACATTATTGTGTTGGCTGTGGTAATAGTAAAAACACACTGCTAAATATCAAGCATTTCTGAGAGAAGTTCTTGTAGTCTGCAGATCACTCAAATCTTGTTTTACCACCCTGAGTGTTGAGGATGACTCTGCAATGTATCTCCAGTGAGCATCTGTACACTTTCTATAATATTGCAAGACCAGTAGTCCTATACGTTTCTTCACTTATAGTTATGGGCAACAGACACAAGAGTGATCTGCTGTGCTCTGTCAAGACTGTATCCAAATAAATGATGATAGATTGACATTGGAACATCATCCACTGCTTTAAAGTCTGGCAAACCGACTCTTACAGGGCGAAAATTATTGAATTGAGGTCAACTTGATTTTTGGTAAGGTATTTTATTCAATATAAACAGTTAACACGGCAGGCCATACTAGACCATCATCCCTGTGCATAGCATTACAGAgtaacagcaaacagacagaaacaacctACTGAAAAATAACAGTATTCATAAGTATGATCCagtgtgcatttttgttttacacaaatgtttacactgaaaaaaacctTAATGCTTTACAGCTGATTTGTGTCGTAGTGACATCTGCTGGCCAcatctggttttctttttttagcaaATTGCTAAAGATGTCTTCTGGTATGAAGGAAATAAAATCCAGTGTCAAAGAAACCAGCAGGATACACTACAGCAGGAGATGTGTCTTGGCAATTGGGCAGCTGTGTTTGAGCCTAACAGACAGACTGTGTTTAGTTGTTGAATTATTAGGGACTCAGTGTCTGCCTCTGCAGGTTATCTGGAGCGTAGCTGACAAACACACCTGAATGTTGAAAGGAGCTGTTGTGAAAAGGACTAATGTGATTggtgtgattttcttttcttctttttttataaaTCAGTGAATTAATGACTCATTTGACTATTCAAATGTCAGCATTTATGGACCATGAGCTGGAATATTTTGTCTGTGCTAGTATAACTCAACAGCAAGAAGTATTGTAAATGCAtagtttgttgttttacacACTGTGTATTTATCTTTTATACAAATGTAGCAGCTGTTTTGTAAATACAGAGATTATTTGGGATTTCGCACTCAGCCTATGAGCATCTGCAGTATGCCATTTATGCTTTAGTGCTTGTCATTAAAAAACTATACAAGAAGAGGCTTTAATTTTTGTAACAGTATTCACGAGTATGGCccagtgtgcatttgtgttttacCCTCTTTTCCAACGAACAGACTACGATTAGAAGCCTCAACAGAGAATTTTCACACAATGTAAATAATTTCACAGACTTTTTGTACTACAGAATGTGTAAAATTATATagaagatatttttttttaattcagagaAAGGTCACTTTGTGTTAAAAATCTAATATAATACTCATTTACATACAACCATTCTATGGAGGTCAACACCACATGTCCCACCTGACTTGTGCTCCATGAAAAAAAGCATTAGAGAGCCACGCTGCTTCAGTGCTACTTCACTAAGTTGAAGTTGTTCTAGATCTGAGCTTCGTTCTTCCACCGCATGCTCTTCTCTCAGAGCTTCTTAATAGTTTTGATTGATGTCCAGCACTTGGGACATCTGTGTGTGGTAGATTTGAACGTATCGAGGCAGAAGGGAATGAGGCAACAACCAGCCACACACCTGCAAAAGAAGGAACAGGaaccaaatgaaaaaagaaacatattcCAGTGGCTgcgcaaagaaaaaaacaaggccCATCAAGGTCTGATTATGTAATAATGCAAATAATACAACAGGTGCATTGATTCATACCCAACCAGAGCTGACATCAAGCACACCAGCCAGGTCACGCTGCTGACAGAGGTAAACGTCTCTGTCGTGATGTACTGCCGACACTCTGGGCACTGTGTCCTGCATGGACTTGGTGGAAGCTTGTCCACGTCCAGAATCACTGCAGGGGCTGTGAAGAGAAGGGATGCAAGACTAGCTATctcatcaaaaataaattaataaataaaaattaacgTATAAGTAATTAAgataattaatgtttttttttttattaattattattattattaacactgacaatacaacaaatgaactgcaaaaataaatacaaaaagtgTTTAACGAGTGAATGCACTGGACATGCtgccccttttttcttttttgctggtGTAGCCGATAGAGGAGTCTAGTGAATGTTAAATAGCACATGGTCATTTTTATCAGGGCCAAAATATTGctctgattttttctttttttcggATTGAGGTTTTGGGCCTGACAAAGATCCAAAAGTCCCTGCACCGTGTTCTTACTAAATGTGACAGCAGCAAGTGTGATTTTATAAGGAGCTTATTCTTTGCTTTCTGTAATGtatgttttgctgtttgaagAGAAAAGCACCAAAGAGAACAGTTAAAATGAGCGTTTGTGCCTCGCTGACTCACCAGGGGCAGTAGGTGGAGCCTCAACATAGAAAATATTTGtaccaggaggaggaagatcGGCCTCAATCTTCTGATTGGAGCTGAACTTAACCtctagcaaagaagaaaaaaaaaggctggttACAAGACCAAAATACGATGGAGCTAATGATTTGCTGCAGTAAACTCTGACCCACCTTTtatgctgttcttattgttggCACTGAGGAAGGTGTCGCGCCTTTTTTGGAGTTCAGCCCTCCTCTCAGTcagttgtttcagtttttcatcaATGCTGTCAATCTCATCCTGATTTTTGGCTGATTGctctgacagaaaaataaaaagcacactCATACATACAAGGCCACAGAGGCGCTAGGGAGTAACTATTTTTGGTGTGCAATTTGTGAAAGACTTGGCTactttatttatctatctactTTATATATCAAGTGCCAAATATCTGTCACATTTTTGATTAGAAATTTCTTTCATATGTCACCTGTTTGTCCAAATTCAGCACGATTCCTTAATTCCTGAAATATGCAcagaatttttttcctctccagaaGTTGTTGCCTTTTGAGCGAAAGATGGTTCAGCTCTGTAGAGATCTTCTTCAGATCGCTGTCTGAAGACGTCATGATGAAAGCTGAAAAGACTGAACAGAGGAACTGTTGGATTGTTTTTAGCCAAGGTCTGTTTTAGAGTCTTTACTGTATTACTGTTTGCTTGTTTGGTGTCTAAAATACTGTGTCAGAAGTGCATTTATGCTTTTTGTTTATAGGATGGAAGCACAGTGAAACCGCAGAAGAAAACTGGAtttaatatgtttaaatgttaaaattagATAAATGTTCCTCTGTgaccacatttatttttcttcttttgattaACATTCTTCTTGTacttcttcttgttcttgtaATCTTTTAATTCATATCACGAAAATCTATTGACAGGTAACATTTGCATATTTCTCTGAACCAGCAACACATTTCAGGATTCAAAAAAAGATGGCAAAGGAGGTATTGAAAAAGCATACTGTCATGATGCCTTCTGTGTTGCATGTAAATTATTGGAATTACACGATGGAAGTCTACAGGTCGTTTGCAATAACCATGACTTTACATTAGATAAACTAGTGAAAGGTCATCAAAGATTGACTGAATGAAAAACTCACACTCACTGTTCACTTTACCAAGTcctagattatttttttttttttaatcaatttgGTTGGTTCTAAAATGAGCTTGAGTCTGATTcgatttttgaaaatgttgagCCAGcaaaagaaccaaaacaataatttaaactTGTAGATAAAATGCTGGAATTAATTTTCAAAGCAAAATTTACATAACGTGAATCTCAAGTCCAGAGTGTGTAACTGTACTGTACAAACTACTACACTGTTAGAAGTTAAAACATTACTCAAACATCTCAGCTAATAATTTCATAATGTCTCTTAATGTCTTTAACCGTATTAAAGAgaaaattattatattaaagAAAAAGGGTGTGTATTACCTAATTTCCTGAACTGCTCCCAGTGTATCCTGTACAGGTAACATTCAAACTAGATAAACAAGGGCATGTAGTGTACACTTCTATCAGGAAATATTCAAATCATCTGGTTACATTTACAACTGACCTCTGTAGAACATGTTACAGAACACTCTTTTTGAAATGCAAACtcaagtaaaacacacacacacacacacacacacacacaaaaaaaactaaaatactgtaatatattttaatatttgtagACAATTATACaaaaatcacaataaaaaaGGTGGCTTAACACCCAGGCTTccagacattttatttacatgtagCCCCTTTAAGAAACAGCTCAGTTTGTGAAGTGAGCCTCTGGATAAATATTTTAGGTTTATAATGTGTACAGAAATATTCACAACGTGAGTGTCCcaaatacttaaaataaaacaagttgtATTATCATGAATACTTTATCAAAGTCATTTCAAATCTGAGAAACTGATGGCACcagtacacacactgcaggaagtggtgattttttttcctgacgtGACAAATGTTGGTTGTgacatttcactttttcctcAGCCTCTTCATGAACGTCACTTCATCTCTGTTCCTGATCC
The window above is part of the Toxotes jaculatrix isolate fToxJac2 chromosome 18, fToxJac2.pri, whole genome shotgun sequence genome. Proteins encoded here:
- the mrtfbb gene encoding myocardin-related transcription factor B isoform X1, with product MGLQTWPPSKPPLSSMACLDVETPSICRGKFKSVLQLCLQQRRTREQLVEQGIMPPLKTPAAFHEQIRSLERAKTGNFLKHKLCSRPERSELVRMHILQETQAEPSLQATQMRLKRARLADDLNEKIAQRPGPMELVEKNILPVDSAVEEVINGDKAKSSKTPDVYNFDEDSSDALSPEHPSSQETPSPSLASLRESGKTEATSSSSQLNSPTQHSPPPHSQTTSDLVNLVSTSEQQSNPQASTPQPVTTVVPSMTPGPVLVKQSLPKLPGDKSRSKKSKEPKPWVKKLKYHQYIPPDQKQELSEVPMDSAYARLLQQQQQFLQLQILSQQQQQYNYQAVLPATVNRSATEVQTSCSSVLSGNTASAPVQPRHTQKNRRPDHLPANLDEMKVAELKMELKRRSLPVSGTKTDLIERLKLYQETSAIQTPAAAETAASQSENIKLTPPVSPIASKVSSLGIEDSSVADSPANLSGALSPTYTVPLMSSPQRAPLEEFPTETRSCEKDSARDKVLHEKDSEKDKRLHEKERQIKELMRKLEQEQRLVEELKMQLEVEKRSQQGDSPPQLSPLAPTQVKEENRSPLNCSASCSSPGLPVLVKQEEAADQSQLAPPNQFIISHQTIKQAETLQSVQAGAQILLPASLPASAVTIQLPANCIKLHTTVSSAAPGLIQTSGQVPQKIEASAALQQQCSTHSQPLTKTWRMDSTAQSLLNTFPAGGCPAGAAANQPIPRNKSPSPSQSALILQQPTFPNHASKCKDPPRYEDAVKQTRSMLSAVQSPSAASQQMDDLFDVLIESGEISPFIRQDPPSQNKPLAVTASVTTLPINTVLSRPPPMIQVAQLPSTPLKPSTSLAVLTSDTQLDSLLDCTLGADAEPQTLKLMEELHSPIVTMEVDFNDSTPPSALTLHNTHMDNMDWLDLTLSVPAEGINPLDMSTPVGVFSSDFLDSHELC
- the mrtfbb gene encoding myocardin-related transcription factor B isoform X3 encodes the protein MGLQTWPPSKPPLSSMACLDVETPSICRVLQLCLQQRRTREQLVEQGIMPPLKTPAAFHEQIRSLERAKTGNFLKHKLCSRPERSELVRMHILQETQAEPSLQATQMRLKRARLADDLNEKIAQRPGPMELVEKNILPVDSAVEEVINGDKAKSSKTPDVYNFDEDSSDALSPEHPSSQETPSPSLASLRESGKTEATSSSSQLNSPTQHSPPPHSQTTSDLVNLVSTSEQQSNPQASTPQPVTTVVPSMTPGPVLVKQSLPKLPGDKSRSKKSKEPKPWVKKLKYHQYIPPDQKQELSEVPMDSAYARLLQQQQQFLQLQILSQQQQQYNYQAVLPATVNRSATEVQTSCSSVLSGNTASAPVQPRHTQKNRRPDHLPANLDEMKVAELKMELKRRSLPVSGTKTDLIERLKLYQETSAIQTPAAAETAASQSENIKLTPPVSPIASKVSSLGIEDSSVADSPANLSGALSPTYTVPLMSSPQRAPLEEFPTETRSCEKDSARDKVLHEKDSEKDKRLHEKERQIKELMRKLEQEQRLVEELKMQLEVEKRSQQGDSPPQLSPLAPTQVKEENRSPLNCSASCSSPGLPVLVKQEEAADQSQLAPPNQFIISHQTIKQAETLQSVQAGAQILLPASLPASAVTIQLPANCIKLHTTVSSAAPGLIQTSGQVPQKIEASAALQQQCSTHSQPLTKTWRMDSTAQSLLNTFPAGGCPAGAAANQPIPRNKSPSPSQSALILQQPTFPNHASKCKDPPRYEDAVKQTRSMLSAVQSPSAASQQMDDLFDVLIESGEISPFIRQDPPSQNKPLAVTASVTTLPINTVLSRPPPMIQVAQLPSTPLKPSTSLAVLTSDTQLDSLLDCTLGADAEPQTLKLMEELHSPIVTMEVDFNDSTPPSALTLHNTHMDNMDWLDLTLSVPAEGINPLDMSTPVGVFSSDFLDSHELC
- the mrtfbb gene encoding myocardin-related transcription factor B isoform X2: MGLQTWPPSKPPLSSMACLDVETPSICRGKFKSVLQLCLQQRRTREQLVEQGIMPPLKTPAAFHEQIRSLERAKTGNFLKHKLCSRPERSELVRMHILQETQAEPSLQATQMRLKRARLADDLNEKIAQRPGPMELVEKNILPVDSAVEEVINGDKAKSSKTPDVYNFDEDSSDALSPEHPSSQETPSPSLASLRESGKTEATSSSSQLNSPTQHSPPPHSQTTSDLVNLVSTSEQQSNPQASTPQPVTTVVPSMTPGPVLVKQSLPKLPGDKSRSKKSKEPKPWVKKLKYHQYIPPDQKQELSEVPMDSAYARLLQQQQQFLQLQILSQQQQQYNYQAVLPATVKSATEVQTSCSSVLSGNTASAPVQPRHTQKNRRPDHLPANLDEMKVAELKMELKRRSLPVSGTKTDLIERLKLYQETSAIQTPAAAETAASQSENIKLTPPVSPIASKVSSLGIEDSSVADSPANLSGALSPTYTVPLMSSPQRAPLEEFPTETRSCEKDSARDKVLHEKDSEKDKRLHEKERQIKELMRKLEQEQRLVEELKMQLEVEKRSQQGDSPPQLSPLAPTQVKEENRSPLNCSASCSSPGLPVLVKQEEAADQSQLAPPNQFIISHQTIKQAETLQSVQAGAQILLPASLPASAVTIQLPANCIKLHTTVSSAAPGLIQTSGQVPQKIEASAALQQQCSTHSQPLTKTWRMDSTAQSLLNTFPAGGCPAGAAANQPIPRNKSPSPSQSALILQQPTFPNHASKCKDPPRYEDAVKQTRSMLSAVQSPSAASQQMDDLFDVLIESGEISPFIRQDPPSQNKPLAVTASVTTLPINTVLSRPPPMIQVAQLPSTPLKPSTSLAVLTSDTQLDSLLDCTLGADAEPQTLKLMEELHSPIVTMEVDFNDSTPPSALTLHNTHMDNMDWLDLTLSVPAEGINPLDMSTPVGVFSSDFLDSHELC
- the LOC121198441 gene encoding uncharacterized protein LOC121198441, with product MTSSDSDLKKISTELNHLSLKRQQLLERKKILCIFQELRNRAEFGQTEQSAKNQDEIDSIDEKLKQLTERRAELQKRRDTFLSANNKNSIKEVKFSSNQKIEADLPPPGTNIFYVEAPPTAPAPAVILDVDKLPPSPCRTQCPECRQYITTETFTSVSSVTWLVCLMSALVGCVAGCCLIPFCLDTFKSTTHRCPKCWTSIKTIKKL